A single genomic interval of Halorubrum aethiopicum harbors:
- a CDS encoding class I SAM-dependent methyltransferase — translation MPDANDRKRSAASHFGEHAAAYLDSDVHRAGGDLDRLAGWCASAERGIDVATGAGHAAGALLDAGVDRVVATDAAPAMVATATTAFPGLEGAVCDAERLPFADASFDAATCRIAAHHFPDPAAFVGEVARVLEPGGTFAFEDNVAPADDALDEFLNRIERLRDPTHVRSHRVADWTEWLEAAGFDVEATRVVTKRLEYDEWIANVDAPAERRDRVAAAFEAAPSGAAETFDLTRGDGTIESFVNHKLLVRATK, via the coding sequence ATGCCCGACGCGAACGACCGGAAGCGCTCCGCGGCGTCGCACTTCGGCGAGCACGCCGCCGCATACCTCGACAGCGACGTCCACCGCGCCGGCGGGGATCTGGACCGGCTCGCCGGCTGGTGCGCGTCGGCGGAGCGCGGGATCGACGTCGCCACCGGCGCGGGCCACGCCGCGGGCGCGCTCCTCGACGCCGGCGTCGACCGGGTCGTCGCGACCGACGCCGCGCCCGCCATGGTCGCCACGGCGACGACGGCGTTTCCCGGTCTCGAGGGTGCGGTCTGTGACGCCGAGCGGCTCCCGTTCGCGGACGCGAGCTTCGACGCGGCGACCTGTCGCATCGCTGCCCACCACTTCCCGGACCCCGCCGCGTTCGTCGGCGAGGTCGCGCGCGTCCTCGAGCCGGGCGGGACGTTCGCCTTCGAGGACAACGTCGCGCCCGCGGACGACGCGCTCGACGAGTTCCTCAACCGGATCGAGCGGCTCCGCGACCCGACGCACGTCCGGTCACACCGCGTCGCCGACTGGACCGAGTGGCTCGAGGCCGCCGGCTTCGACGTCGAGGCCACCCGCGTCGTGACGAAGCGGCTCGAGTACGACGAGTGGATCGCGAACGTCGACGCGCCGGCCGAGCGCCGCGATCGGGTCGCAGCCGCCTTCGAGGCGGCACCGTCCGGGGCCGCGGAGACGTTCGATCTGACCCGCGGGGACGGGACGATCGAGTCGTTCGTCAACCACAAGCTGCTGGTGCGGGCGACCAAGTGA
- a CDS encoding HpcH/HpaI aldolase/citrate lyase family protein has product MVRRSLLYCPGDDREMMEKAVETDADAVIFDLEDAVAPDEKAGARETVRETLDALDDPTPGVAIRVNPYDRTGPEDVESVVGEVDSPPESVLLPKVESPGTVDALVEDLGALAREPVGVVPLIETAKGVVAAEEIAAAGGVDAVAFGDQDFTADVGATVTDDKTESLYARERIVVAAAAAGVDAFDTVYTDIRDLDGLREQAEFVVELGFDGKLAIHPDQIPVIHGAFTPDEEELEWAEKVLAGQERASEEGAGAFTVDGQMIDPPLVERARTLVERAEAAGIR; this is encoded by the coding sequence ATGGTCCGTCGATCGCTTCTGTACTGTCCGGGCGACGACCGGGAGATGATGGAGAAGGCCGTCGAGACCGACGCGGACGCGGTGATATTCGATCTTGAGGACGCCGTCGCCCCCGACGAGAAGGCCGGGGCCCGCGAGACCGTCCGGGAGACGCTCGACGCGCTCGACGACCCGACCCCGGGCGTCGCCATCCGGGTCAACCCCTACGACCGGACCGGCCCGGAGGACGTCGAGAGCGTCGTCGGCGAGGTCGACTCCCCGCCCGAGAGCGTCCTCCTCCCGAAGGTCGAGTCGCCCGGGACCGTCGACGCGTTAGTCGAGGATCTCGGCGCACTCGCGCGCGAGCCGGTCGGCGTCGTCCCGCTGATCGAGACGGCGAAGGGCGTCGTCGCCGCCGAGGAGATCGCGGCGGCCGGCGGCGTCGACGCGGTGGCGTTCGGCGACCAGGACTTCACCGCCGACGTCGGCGCGACGGTGACAGACGACAAGACCGAGTCGCTGTACGCGCGCGAGCGGATCGTCGTCGCGGCGGCCGCGGCCGGCGTCGACGCGTTCGACACCGTCTACACCGACATCCGGGACCTCGACGGGCTCCGCGAGCAGGCCGAGTTCGTCGTCGAACTCGGCTTCGACGGGAAGCTCGCCATCCACCCCGACCAGATCCCGGTGATACACGGGGCGTTCACTCCGGACGAGGAGGAGCTTGAGTGGGCGGAGAAGGTGCTCGCCGGGCAGGAGCGCGCGAGCGAGGAGGGCGCGGGCGCGTTCACCGTCGACGGGCAGATGATCGACCCGCCGCTGGTCGAGCGCGCCCGGACGCTGGTCGAGCGCGCCGAGGCGGCCGGGATCCGGTGA
- a CDS encoding MBL fold metallo-hydrolase → MTVPVTPTVEWINQCYDHEGRHEHVSLYLLRAPEGTVLVDSGSFYHREEITAAVEEATGGDGPDAIVLSHSDYPHAANVSPLGGDTEDVELVASSASPAQQGLPDARKCDIGGSLTIQGREFSFIDPPLADRSHTTWIYDHGDGVLFTADGFGNYHDPGQCEYLSGDFADATPAEAVYEYHRDNLVWLRYVAPEKVERTLDDIFAEFDVRAVAPIHGNPIEAADLDVYRDRLGDAMCRIADEYAVA, encoded by the coding sequence ATGACCGTCCCCGTCACGCCGACCGTCGAGTGGATCAACCAGTGTTACGACCACGAGGGGCGACACGAACACGTCTCGCTGTACCTGCTCCGCGCGCCGGAGGGAACGGTGCTCGTCGACTCCGGCTCCTTCTACCACCGCGAGGAGATCACCGCCGCGGTCGAGGAGGCGACCGGCGGCGACGGTCCCGACGCGATCGTGCTCTCGCACTCCGATTACCCCCACGCGGCGAACGTCTCGCCGCTGGGCGGGGACACCGAGGACGTCGAGCTCGTCGCCTCGTCGGCGTCGCCGGCCCAGCAGGGGCTCCCGGACGCCCGGAAGTGCGACATCGGCGGCTCGCTCACGATCCAGGGCCGGGAGTTCAGCTTCATCGACCCGCCGTTAGCGGATCGATCACACACGACGTGGATCTACGACCACGGCGACGGGGTGTTGTTCACGGCCGACGGCTTCGGGAACTACCACGACCCCGGCCAGTGTGAGTACCTCTCGGGGGACTTCGCGGACGCCACGCCCGCCGAGGCCGTCTACGAGTACCACCGCGACAACTTGGTGTGGCTGCGCTACGTCGCGCCCGAGAAGGTCGAGCGCACGCTCGACGACATCTTCGCCGAGTTCGACGTGCGCGCCGTCGCGCCGATCCACGGCAACCCGATCGAGGCCGCGGACCTGGACGTCTACCGCGACAGACTCGGCGACGCGATGTGCCGGATCGCGGACGAGTACGCCGTCGCGTGA
- a CDS encoding MBL fold metallo-hydrolase gives MPREIVPGIHWIYEAGPDRTESWDLADRNPDWYEPGREAYVPQCAYLVDGGEETLLFDTLSPASTEEILTAIDELVGERGLDYLAVSHPDVPHAGNTLAILEEHPETTLVAPGYGNDHELYHLDDGIHVTEGDEIDLGDRVVEFHEATFLDAPVSVWMTERETETLFPVDWMGFIHLDEEKLAFVDELDGEFDPSRLVEFHGRVLFWYQYIDVEKTNAEIDRLVEKFDPEIVAPAHGLVIREDATDYMETMKDVTRTIDGQERIGTLG, from the coding sequence ATGCCTCGCGAGATCGTCCCCGGCATCCACTGGATCTACGAGGCCGGGCCGGACCGCACGGAGTCGTGGGACCTCGCCGACCGGAACCCCGATTGGTACGAGCCCGGACGGGAGGCGTACGTCCCGCAGTGTGCGTACCTCGTCGACGGCGGCGAGGAGACGCTGCTCTTCGACACGCTGTCGCCGGCGAGCACCGAGGAGATACTGACCGCGATCGACGAGCTGGTGGGCGAGCGCGGGCTCGACTACCTCGCCGTCTCGCACCCGGACGTGCCCCACGCGGGGAACACGCTCGCGATCCTCGAGGAGCACCCGGAGACGACGCTCGTCGCGCCCGGCTACGGCAACGACCACGAGCTGTACCACCTCGACGACGGGATCCACGTCACCGAGGGCGACGAGATCGACCTGGGCGACCGGGTCGTCGAGTTCCACGAGGCGACGTTCCTCGACGCGCCCGTCTCCGTGTGGATGACCGAACGGGAGACGGAGACGCTGTTCCCGGTCGACTGGATGGGCTTCATCCACCTCGACGAGGAGAAGCTGGCCTTCGTCGACGAGCTGGACGGCGAGTTCGACCCCAGCCGCCTCGTCGAGTTCCACGGTCGGGTGTTGTTCTGGTACCAGTACATTGACGTCGAGAAGACCAACGCCGAGATCGACAGGCTCGTCGAGAAGTTCGACCCCGAGATCGTCGCGCCCGCACACGGGCTCGTGATACGCGAGGACGCCACCGACTACATGGAGACAATGAAGGACGTGACCCGCACCATCGACGGACAGGAGCGGATCGGGACGCTCGGGTGA